Proteins co-encoded in one Amaranthus tricolor cultivar Red isolate AtriRed21 chromosome 7, ASM2621246v1, whole genome shotgun sequence genomic window:
- the LOC130817853 gene encoding RNA-binding protein 1-like produces MSHHLLRANDMRGSSIDPLSRDVIPVRSRAYGLDDISGYVSRDEPLIGGVTAGVSVRGYSPRDDPILMSHRRDVPLGISSVAPGNADMIYERPSSQIRVDGPPLHGRESNILFVDGLPADCTRREVGHIFRPFIGYKDIKVIHKEPRRTGDKAMVLCFVEFNDSKCALTAMDALQGYKFDDKKPESSIIRIHFAHFPFRLPSETQ; encoded by the exons ATGTCTCATCACTTGTTGCGAGCAAATGACATGCGAGGTTCATCTATAGATCCCCTGAGTAGAGAT GTAATTCCCGTGAGGTCTAGAGCTTATGGTTTGGATGATATCTCAGGTTATGTGTCGAGGGATGAACCTTTAATTGGTGGTGTGACAGCTGGAGTGAGTGTTAGAGGTTACTCCCCTCGTGATGACCCCATTCTAATGAGCCATAGGCGAGATGTCCCTTTAGGCATTAGTTCTGTGGCTCCCGGCAATGCAGATATGATTTATGAGAGACCTAGTTCTCAGATAAGGGTTGATGGTCCCCCTTTGCACGGACGGGAATCCAACATTCTTTTTGTTGATGGGCTTCCTGCTGACTGCACCAGAAGGGAAGTTGGTC ATATTTTTCGTCCTTTCATAGGTTATAAAGATATCAAAGTCATACACAAGGAACCAAGACGG ACTGGAGACAAGGCAATGGTTTTGTGCTTTGTTGAATTCAATGATTCAAAATGTGCACTTACAGCTATGGATGCCCTTCAAG GCTACAAATTCGATGATAAGAAACCTGAGTCCTCAATCATCAGGATTCATTTCGCACATTTTCCCTTTCGTCTACCTTCTGAAACACAATGA